The following are from one region of the Microtus pennsylvanicus isolate mMicPen1 chromosome 15, mMicPen1.hap1, whole genome shotgun sequence genome:
- the LOC142835580 gene encoding U4/U6.U5 small nuclear ribonucleoprotein 27 kDa protein-like — MGCSCSHSPWREHRRSWSTFRDRERRRRERSRSRERDCRRSRSRSPHRRRSRSPRSTSPSPSRLKERRDEEKKETKEIKSKVRQITEEDLEGKTEEEIEMMKLMGFASFDSTKGKKVDGSVNAYAINVSQKRKYRQYMNRKGGFNRPLDFIA, encoded by the coding sequence ATGGGTTGTAGCTGTAGCCACTCCCCGTGGAGGGAGCATAGGCGATCCTGGTCCACATTCCGGGATCGAGAAAGAAGGCGCCGAGAAAGGTCCAGGTCCCGGGAGAGGGATTGCAGAAGGAGCCGCTCAAGATCCCCACACCGAAGACGCTCCAGGTCTCCAAGGTCCacatctccttccccttctcgactgaaagaaagaagagatgaagagaagaaagaaactaaagaaataaagagcaaAGTACGACAGATTACTGAGGAAGATTTGGAGGgtaaaacagaggaagaaatagaaatgatgaaaTTAATGGGATTTGCCTCTTTTGACTCCACAAAAGGGAAGAAGGTAGATGGTTCTGTAAATGCCTATGCCATAAACGTGTCTCAGAAGAGGAAATACAGGCAGTACATGAATCGGAAAGGCGGATTCAACAGACCTCTGGATTTTATTGCATAA